One genomic segment of Coffea arabica cultivar ET-39 chromosome 6e, Coffea Arabica ET-39 HiFi, whole genome shotgun sequence includes these proteins:
- the LOC113696285 gene encoding L-2-hydroxyglutarate dehydrogenase, mitochondrial-like isoform X1, which yields MVKFKENTMKSITRILTKPNPLIANSLLQNLFSRSHPKHSSSSTSIRSISSSAYNYTQLESVPKESVDCVVIGAGVVGIAVARELSLKHGREVLVVESGPTFGTGTSSRNSEVIHAGIYYPFNSLKALFCVRGRKLLYRYCKEHEIPHEQVGKLIVATRSSEIPKLDALLNRGIENGVDGLRLMEGYEAMKLEPELHCVKALLSPASGIIDTHSLMLSLVGEAESHGTTFSYNASVIGGHREGNKIQLHISESSALKSWDASSPLHPELILNPKLVVNSAGLSAPSLARQFCGLDSGVIPTPYYARGCYFTLSNVKTPLFHHLIYPMPEDGGLGVHVTLDLNGQVKFGPDVEWIDCIDDISSFLNLFDYSVCKDRSKQFYPEIRKYYPNLKDGSLEPGYSGIRPKVSGPKQVPADFLVQGEDIHGITGLVNLFGIESPGLTASMAIAEDVAAKLITN from the exons ATGgtaaaattcaaagaaaatacgATGAAATCCATCACCCGAATTTTGACAAAACCCAATCCCTTAATAGCAAACTCTCTGCTTCAAAACCTTTTCTCCAGGAGCCATCCGAAGCACAGTTCCAGTTCCACTTCAATCAGAAGCATATCTTCATCGGCATATAACTACACCCAATTGGAATCAGTACCAAAGGAGAGCGTTGACTGTGTGGTAATAGGTGCAGGCGTAGTGGGCATAGCAGTGGCCAGAGAGCTTTCTTTAAAACATGGCAGAGAGGTTCTGGTGGTAGAATCTGGCCCAACGTTTGGTACGGGCACTAGCTCCCGCAACAGTGAGGTCATCCATGCTGGCATCTATTATCCCTTCAATTCTCTCAAG GCACTTTTTTGTGTGAGAGGAAGGAAATTACTTTatagatattgcaaagaacatGAAATTCCTCACGAACAGGTGGGCAAGCTTATAGTTGCTACTAGGTCCTCTGAGATTCCAAAATTGGATGCTTTGCTGAATCGAGGAATTGAGAATGGTGTTGATGGTCTAAGGTTGATGGAAGGGTATGAGGCTATGAAACTGGAGCCAGAGTTGCATTGTGTAAAAGCTTTGTTATCTCCTGCTTCAGGAATAATTGATACTCATTCGCTTATGCTATCCTTAGTG GGGGAAGCTGAAAGTCATGGAACAACTTTCTCTTACAATGCTTCAGTTATTGGTGGTCATCGtgaaggaaataaaatccaaCTTCATATTTCTGAAAGCAGTGCTCTTAAGAGTTGGGATGCAAGTAGTCCATTGCATCCAGAGCTTATTCTTAATCCTAAGCTTGTAGTGAACTCTGCTGGCTTGAGTGCCCCAAGTCTTGCAAGACAATTCTGTGGCCTAGATAGTGGGGTTATCCCTACTCCTTACTATGCTCGTGGTTGCTATTTCACCCTATCAAATGTTAAAACTCCACTTTTCCACCACTTGATTTATCCTATGCCTGAGGATGGTGGCCTAGGAGTACATGTTACTCTAGATTTAAATGGCCAAGTCAAATTTGGTCCCGACGTGGAATGGATAGATTGCATAGATGATATTTCAAGCTTCCTGAATTT GTTTGATTACTCTGTTTGTAAAGATCGGTCAAAGCAGTTCTACCCAGAAATAAGAAAATACTACCCAAACCTCAAGGATGGATCTCTGGAGCCAGGTTATTCTGGTATCCGACCTAAAGTTTCTGGTCCCAAACAGGTCCCTGCTGATTTTTTAGTACAG GGGGAGGACATTCATGGCATCACTGGTCTGGTAAACTTGTTTGGTATTGAGTCTCCTGGACTTACTGCAAGCATGGCTATTGCAGAGGATGTTGCTGCCAAATTgataacaaactaa
- the LOC113696286 gene encoding probable U3 small nucleolar RNA-associated protein 11, protein MSSLRNALPRRAHKERAQPEARKKFGLLEKHKDYVVRAKAYHKKEQALQKLKEKAAFRNPDEFYFKMVKTRTVGGVHRTESEANKYTLEELLLMKTQDMGYIMQKIQSEKKKIEKHAAILHSLDNRSSKGHVYYAEDREEANELQLKKSAHTQVSIDENLPDHVKRKTAASYRELEARKSRVNDLEKLYMDMALKKELQKKGRKRKLREDEIVCPTSKPVYKWRAERKR, encoded by the exons ATGTCGTCTCTGAGGAATGCGCTTCCGCGGAGAGCTCACAAAGAACGGGCCCAGCC GGAAGCTAGGAAAAAATTTGGGCTTCTTGAAAAGCACAAGGATTATGTTGTTCGAGCCAAGGCTTACCATAAAAAGGAGCAAGCTTTACAG AAACTCAAAGAAAAAGCAGCATTTAGGAACCCAGATGAATTCTACTTTAAGATGGTCAAAACAAGAACTGTTGGTGGAGTTCATAGGACTGA GAGCGAGGCTAATAAGTATACTCTTGAGGAGCTTCTGTTGATGAAAACCCAAGATATGGGCTACATTATGCAGAAAATTCAGAGTGAGAAAAAG aaaattgaaaaacacgCCGCAATATTACATTCGCTGGATAATCGGTCATCAAAGGGTCATGTGTACTATGCTGAAGATAG GGAAGAGGCAAATGAGTTGCAGTTGAAAAAGTCTGCACATACACAAGTGTCTATTGATGAGAATTTGCCCGATCATGTGAAGCG GAAGACAGCTGCTTCTTATCGGGAATTGGAGGCAAGAAAAAGCAGAGTTAATGATTTAGAGAAATTGTACATGGACATGGCCTTGAAAAAGGAATTACAG AAAAAGGGTAGGAAGCGGAAACTTCGTGAAGATGAGATAGTCTGTCCAACCAGCAAACCAGTGTACAAGTGGCGTGCTGAAAGAAAACGCTGA
- the LOC113695113 gene encoding nuclear intron maturase 3, mitochondrial, translating into MLLTFRNSITRCHSTAKFPFPFSPRIHFSTTSFAHNPNPAKPLTKPDLNSLVLSNYSHGNFHNLLQKVVACPSVLFRACQNLKPNSSESITLDSVSAHFFSLEELSSQLKTNQFKIDSCCFTIPPSSHKGNSLVLPNLKLKVVIEAIRMVLETVYDDRFVTFSYGGRLNMGRHTAIRYLKNSVENPSWWFTVSFNSNEMFDAKHVDKLCLIIGEKIKDEYLVDMIKTLFKLKVVRIELGSCYLGRGFPQECGLSCILINIYFNSFDKEIQELRLKTKKENPKFEANELVAGSADSLHYKPLKIYVVRYLDEILVITSGTKMLTMDLKSRFIKYLEEHLGLQVDRGRTVIHSAVSEKIDFLGMELQAVTPSVLHPAPSEKAIRARKKYLRQKEVRLLELRNAKERNRKKLGMKIMSHVYKKLKHSDGFKFEFQIENEVNQIFRTWADEVVQEYLQSVDERWEWHRMLSAGDFLSLKRIRDQLPQELVDAYDNFQEQVDKYLKPVKAKKALEEEERRAEEEEEQKYAERTIKDLTTLRVKVDAPIELIRKAVKMAGFTNHMGRPRPISLLMVLQDTDIIKWYAGIGRRWLDFFCCCHNFKMLKTVVTYHLRFSCILTLAEKHESTKREAMRHYTKDLKVSDLDGAEEIHFPTEREVKMMGDKNLSDPWPVDGPLTTALIKLASDEPPYRCVAHFCDRTETTVYRIRLLQNHLNERAMDGKNCHSGIGSIHDSLNRKCIPLCSEHISELYMGRLTLQDIDCTSFVAD; encoded by the coding sequence ATGCTCCTGACCTTCAGGAACTCCATAACCAGATGTCACTCCACTGCTAAATTCCCATTCCCATTCTCTCCAAGAATCCATTTTTCAACGACTTCCTTTGCTCATAACCCAAACCCCGCAAAACCCCTCACGAAACCAGACCTGAATTCCCTAGTTCTCTCCAATTACAGCCATGGCAACTTCCACAACCTCCTCCAGAAAGTCGTCGCATGCCCTTCGGTCCTCTTCAGAGCTTGTCAGAATCTCAAGCCCAATTCCTCCGAGTCTATTACTCTTGATTCAGTCTCAGCCCATTTCTTCTCCCTTGAAGAACTCTCGTCCCAGCTCAAAACTAACCAATTCAAGATTGATTCTTGCTGCTTTACCATCCCTCCATCGTCCCACAAAGGTAACTCACTTGTTCTTCCCAATTTGAAGCTTAAAGTTGTGATTGAAGCCATTCGAATGGTTCTTGAAACTGTATATGATGATAGATTTGTTACATTTTCTTATGGTGGCCGCCTGAATATGGGCCGGCATACCGCGATTCGGTATCTAAAGAACTCTGTGGAGAATCCCTCTTGGTGGTTTACTGTTTCGTTTAATAGCAACGAAATGTTTGATGCAAAACATGTTGATAAGTTGTGTCTGATTATAGGGGAGAAAATTAAGGACGAGTATTTGGTTGATATGATTAAGACGTTGTTTAAATTGAAGGTGGTTAGGATCGAGTTAGGAAGTTGTTATTTAGGTAGAGGGTTTCCTCAGGAATGTGGATTGAGTTGCATTTTGATCAACATTTACTTTAATAGTTTTGATAAGGAAATTCAAGAATTACGGCTTAAAACGAAAAAGGAGAATCCGAAATTTGAGGCTAATGAGCTTGTCGCTGGATCAGCTGACAGCCTTCATTATAAGCCGTTGAAGATTTATGTCGTTAGGTATCTGGATGAGATATTGGTGATCACATCGGGGACAAAAATGTTGACTATGGATTTGAAGAGTAGGTTTATTAAGTATTTGGAGGAGCATTTGGGGTTGCAGGTTGATAGAGGGAGAACGGTTATTCATAGCGCGGTTTCTGAGAAGATTGATTTTTTGGGGATGGAACTTCAGGCTGTCACGCCTTCAGTTTTGCATCCAGCTCCATCAGAAAAGGCCATTAGGGCACGAAAGAAGTACCTCAGGCAGAAAGAAGTGAGACTTTTGGAATTGAGAAATGCTAAAGAGAGAAATAGGAAAAAGTTGGGGATGAAAATAATGAGCCATGTGTACAAGAAGTTAAAACATAGTGATGGGTTCAAATTCGAGTTTCAGATCGAGAATGAAGTAAACCAGATTTTTAGAACTTGGGCAGACGAAGTGGTGCAAGAGTATCTGCAATCTGTGGATGAAAGATGGGAATGGCACCGTATGCTGTCAGCTGGTGATTTCCTCTCCTTGAAAAGGATTAGAGACCAATTGCCCCAAGAACTTGTGGATGCTTATGACAACTTTCAGGAGCAGGTCGACAAGTATTTGAAGCCAGTGAAAGCGAAGAAAGCattggaggaagaagaaaggagagcagaggaagaagaggaacaAAAATATGCTGAAAGAACTATCAAGGATTTGACAACGCTACGGGTTAAAGTTGATGCACCCATAGAACTGATTAGGAAAGCTGTTAAGATGGCTGGTTTTACCAATCATATGGGTCGTCCTAGGCCAATTAGCTTACTCATGGTTCTTCAAGATACTGATATCATCAAGTGGTATGCTGGCATTGGAAGAAGATGGCTTGATTTCTTTTGCTGCTGTCACAACTTCAAGATGCTAAAAACTGTTGTAACTTACCATCTGAGGTTCTCATGTATCTTGACCTTAGCAGAGAAGCATGAATCTACTAAACGTGAAGCTATGAGGCATTACACTAAGGATCTGAAAGTGTCTGACCTTGATGGAGCTGAAGAAATTCATTTCCCTACAGAAAGAGAGGTGAAGATGATGGGAGATAAGAATCTCTCGGATCCTTGGCCTGTGGACGGCCCCTTGACAACAGCTTTGATTAAACTGGCTTCTGATGAGCCTCCGTACCGTTGTGTGGCTCATTTCTGTGATAGAACAGAGACAACTGTCTACCGGATTCGGTTATTGCAAAACCATCTCAACGAGAGAGCAATGGATGGAAAAAATTGTCATTCAGGGATTGGCTCAATTCATGATAGTCTGAATAGGAAATGCATTCCCCTTTGCTCTGAACATATAAGCGAGTTATATATGGGTAGACTAACACTGCAAGACATTGATTGTACTTCTTTTGTTGCCGATTGA
- the LOC113696285 gene encoding L-2-hydroxyglutarate dehydrogenase, mitochondrial-like isoform X3, which translates to MVKFKENTMKSITRILTKPNPLIANSLLQNLFSRSHPKHSSSSTSIRSISSSAYNYTQLESVPKESVDCVVIGAGVVGIAVARELSLKHGREVLVVESGPTFGTGTSSRNSEVIHAGIYYPFNSLKALFCVRGRKLLYRYCKEHEIPHEQVGKLIVATRSSEIPKLDALLNRGIENGVDGLRLMEGYEAMKLEPELHCVKALLSPASGIIDTHSLMLSLVGEAESHGTTFSYNASVIGGHREGNKIQLHISESSALKSWDASSPLHPELILNPKLVVNSAGLSAPSLARQFCGLDSGVIPTPYYARGCYFTLSNVKTPLFHHLIYPMPEDGGLGVHVTLDLNGQVKFGPDVEWIDCIDDISSFLNLFDYSVCKDRSKQFYPEIRKYYPNLKDGSLEPGYSGIRPKVSGPKQVPADFLVQML; encoded by the exons ATGgtaaaattcaaagaaaatacgATGAAATCCATCACCCGAATTTTGACAAAACCCAATCCCTTAATAGCAAACTCTCTGCTTCAAAACCTTTTCTCCAGGAGCCATCCGAAGCACAGTTCCAGTTCCACTTCAATCAGAAGCATATCTTCATCGGCATATAACTACACCCAATTGGAATCAGTACCAAAGGAGAGCGTTGACTGTGTGGTAATAGGTGCAGGCGTAGTGGGCATAGCAGTGGCCAGAGAGCTTTCTTTAAAACATGGCAGAGAGGTTCTGGTGGTAGAATCTGGCCCAACGTTTGGTACGGGCACTAGCTCCCGCAACAGTGAGGTCATCCATGCTGGCATCTATTATCCCTTCAATTCTCTCAAG GCACTTTTTTGTGTGAGAGGAAGGAAATTACTTTatagatattgcaaagaacatGAAATTCCTCACGAACAGGTGGGCAAGCTTATAGTTGCTACTAGGTCCTCTGAGATTCCAAAATTGGATGCTTTGCTGAATCGAGGAATTGAGAATGGTGTTGATGGTCTAAGGTTGATGGAAGGGTATGAGGCTATGAAACTGGAGCCAGAGTTGCATTGTGTAAAAGCTTTGTTATCTCCTGCTTCAGGAATAATTGATACTCATTCGCTTATGCTATCCTTAGTG GGGGAAGCTGAAAGTCATGGAACAACTTTCTCTTACAATGCTTCAGTTATTGGTGGTCATCGtgaaggaaataaaatccaaCTTCATATTTCTGAAAGCAGTGCTCTTAAGAGTTGGGATGCAAGTAGTCCATTGCATCCAGAGCTTATTCTTAATCCTAAGCTTGTAGTGAACTCTGCTGGCTTGAGTGCCCCAAGTCTTGCAAGACAATTCTGTGGCCTAGATAGTGGGGTTATCCCTACTCCTTACTATGCTCGTGGTTGCTATTTCACCCTATCAAATGTTAAAACTCCACTTTTCCACCACTTGATTTATCCTATGCCTGAGGATGGTGGCCTAGGAGTACATGTTACTCTAGATTTAAATGGCCAAGTCAAATTTGGTCCCGACGTGGAATGGATAGATTGCATAGATGATATTTCAAGCTTCCTGAATTT GTTTGATTACTCTGTTTGTAAAGATCGGTCAAAGCAGTTCTACCCAGAAATAAGAAAATACTACCCAAACCTCAAGGATGGATCTCTGGAGCCAGGTTATTCTGGTATCCGACCTAAAGTTTCTGGTCCCAAACAGGTCCCTGCTGATTTTTTAGTACAG ATGTTATAG
- the LOC113696285 gene encoding L-2-hydroxyglutarate dehydrogenase, mitochondrial-like isoform X2, producing the protein MVKFKENTMKSITRILTKPNPLIANSLLQNLFSRSHPKHSSSSTSIRSISSSAYNYTQLESVPKESVDCVVIGAGVVGIAVARELSLKHGREVLVVESGPTFGTGTSSRNSEALFCVRGRKLLYRYCKEHEIPHEQVGKLIVATRSSEIPKLDALLNRGIENGVDGLRLMEGYEAMKLEPELHCVKALLSPASGIIDTHSLMLSLVGEAESHGTTFSYNASVIGGHREGNKIQLHISESSALKSWDASSPLHPELILNPKLVVNSAGLSAPSLARQFCGLDSGVIPTPYYARGCYFTLSNVKTPLFHHLIYPMPEDGGLGVHVTLDLNGQVKFGPDVEWIDCIDDISSFLNLFDYSVCKDRSKQFYPEIRKYYPNLKDGSLEPGYSGIRPKVSGPKQVPADFLVQGEDIHGITGLVNLFGIESPGLTASMAIAEDVAAKLITN; encoded by the exons ATGgtaaaattcaaagaaaatacgATGAAATCCATCACCCGAATTTTGACAAAACCCAATCCCTTAATAGCAAACTCTCTGCTTCAAAACCTTTTCTCCAGGAGCCATCCGAAGCACAGTTCCAGTTCCACTTCAATCAGAAGCATATCTTCATCGGCATATAACTACACCCAATTGGAATCAGTACCAAAGGAGAGCGTTGACTGTGTGGTAATAGGTGCAGGCGTAGTGGGCATAGCAGTGGCCAGAGAGCTTTCTTTAAAACATGGCAGAGAGGTTCTGGTGGTAGAATCTGGCCCAACGTTTGGTACGGGCACTAGCTCCCGCAACAGTGAG GCACTTTTTTGTGTGAGAGGAAGGAAATTACTTTatagatattgcaaagaacatGAAATTCCTCACGAACAGGTGGGCAAGCTTATAGTTGCTACTAGGTCCTCTGAGATTCCAAAATTGGATGCTTTGCTGAATCGAGGAATTGAGAATGGTGTTGATGGTCTAAGGTTGATGGAAGGGTATGAGGCTATGAAACTGGAGCCAGAGTTGCATTGTGTAAAAGCTTTGTTATCTCCTGCTTCAGGAATAATTGATACTCATTCGCTTATGCTATCCTTAGTG GGGGAAGCTGAAAGTCATGGAACAACTTTCTCTTACAATGCTTCAGTTATTGGTGGTCATCGtgaaggaaataaaatccaaCTTCATATTTCTGAAAGCAGTGCTCTTAAGAGTTGGGATGCAAGTAGTCCATTGCATCCAGAGCTTATTCTTAATCCTAAGCTTGTAGTGAACTCTGCTGGCTTGAGTGCCCCAAGTCTTGCAAGACAATTCTGTGGCCTAGATAGTGGGGTTATCCCTACTCCTTACTATGCTCGTGGTTGCTATTTCACCCTATCAAATGTTAAAACTCCACTTTTCCACCACTTGATTTATCCTATGCCTGAGGATGGTGGCCTAGGAGTACATGTTACTCTAGATTTAAATGGCCAAGTCAAATTTGGTCCCGACGTGGAATGGATAGATTGCATAGATGATATTTCAAGCTTCCTGAATTT GTTTGATTACTCTGTTTGTAAAGATCGGTCAAAGCAGTTCTACCCAGAAATAAGAAAATACTACCCAAACCTCAAGGATGGATCTCTGGAGCCAGGTTATTCTGGTATCCGACCTAAAGTTTCTGGTCCCAAACAGGTCCCTGCTGATTTTTTAGTACAG GGGGAGGACATTCATGGCATCACTGGTCTGGTAAACTTGTTTGGTATTGAGTCTCCTGGACTTACTGCAAGCATGGCTATTGCAGAGGATGTTGCTGCCAAATTgataacaaactaa